In Tenrec ecaudatus isolate mTenEca1 chromosome 4, mTenEca1.hap1, whole genome shotgun sequence, a single window of DNA contains:
- the OR5B21 gene encoding LOW QUALITY PROTEIN: olfactory receptor 5B21 (The sequence of the model RefSeq protein was modified relative to this genomic sequence to represent the inferred CDS: inserted 1 base in 1 codon) → MENSTEATESILLGLPDDPDLQXSLLLIFLCIYLITLVGNGGMMAIIRSDPRLHTPMYFFLSNLSFVDLGYSSAVAPKMVATLQSGNKVISYNGCAAQFFFFVGFATVECNLLASMAYDRHAAVCRPLHYTTTMTAGVCALLAIVSYVCGFLNASIHAADTFRLSFCGSNEIHHFFCDIPPLLAISCSNTRISKLVVFLVVGFNVFSTLLVILISYFFICIAIQRMRSAEGRKKAFSTCASHLTAVSIFYGTIIFMYLQPSSGQSMDTDKIASVFYTVVIPMLNPLIYSLRNKEVKSALWKTFAKFYPQSLHLTRK, encoded by the exons ATGGAGAATAGTACAGAAGCCACCGAGTCCATCCTCTTGGGATTACCCGATGACCCCGATCTTC GGTCCCTCCTTCTGATATTCTTGTGCATCTACCTCATCACTCTAGTTGGGAATGGGGGCATGATGGCGATTATCCGCTCTGACCCTCGCCTCCACACTCcaatgtacttcttcctcagtaACCTCTCCTTTGTAGACCTGGGCTATTCATCGGCTGTCGCTCCAAAGATGGTGGCTACACTGCAGTCAGGGAACAAAGTAATCTCTTACAATGGATGCGCCGctcaatttttcttctttgtggGTTTCGCAACTGTCGAATGCAACCTGCTGGCGTCTATGGCCTATGACCGCCACGCAGCAGTATGTAGGCCTCTTCATTACACAACCACCATGACAGCGGGGGTGTGTGCCCTCCTGGCTATCGTCTCCTATGTCTGTGGCTTTCTCAACGCCTCCATCCATGCAGCAGATACCTTCCGACTCTCCTTCTGTGGGTCCAATGagattcatcatttcttctgtgaTATCCCCCCACTCCTGGCCATTTCTTGCTCCAACACACGCATCAGCAAGTTGGTAGTCTTCCTTGTCGTGGGCTTCAATGTCTTTTCCACCCTCCTGGTCATCCTTATCTCTTATTTCTTCATATGCATTGCCATTCAAAGGATGCGGTCAGCGGAAGGACGCAAGAAAGCTTTCTCTACCTGTGCCTCTCACCTCACCGCAGTCTCTATCTTCTACGGGACGATCATCTTCATGTACCTCCAGCCCAGCTCTGGTCAGTCCATGGACACAGACAAAATTGCGTCTGTGTTTTACACGGTGGTGATTCCCATGTTGAACCCACTGATCTACAGCCTTAGGAACAAAGAAGTGAAAAGTGCTCTCTGGAAAACATTTGCTAAATTTTACCCCCAGTCTCTCCATCTGACTAGGAAGTAG